One genomic window of Struthio camelus isolate bStrCam1 chromosome 1, bStrCam1.hap1, whole genome shotgun sequence includes the following:
- the DNAJC15 gene encoding dnaJ homolog subfamily C member 15 isoform X2, which produces MEGAGARSEGLRYAEYTRVPTGAGKGQAELDRGLARTVIAVGLGVATVAFAGRYAFHLWKPLEQAITETAKRISTSSLSSYYKGGFEQKMSRREASLILGVRFLMLNFLELDNISDKNVRLLARPKSEQPIEES; this is translated from the exons ATGGAAGGAGCCGGGGCCCGTTCCGAGGGCCTGCGCTATGCTGAGTACACCAGGGTCCCTACGGGCGCCGGCAAGGGCCAAGCAGAGCTGGATCGAGGGCTG GCCAGAACTGTGATAGCAGTTGGACTTGGTGTTGCAACCGTTGCATTTGCAG GTCGTTATGCATTCCACCTCTGGAAACCATTGGAGCAGGCAATTACAGAGACAGCAAAGAGGATTTCAACTTCT AGTCTTTCATCCTACTACAAAGGAGGATTTGAACAGAAAATGAGTAGGCGAGAAGCTAGTCTTATTTTAGGTGTAAG ATTCCTAATGCTGAACTTCCTGGAGTTAGATAATATATCTGATAAAAATG TCCGTCTGCTGGCAAGGCCAAAATCAGAACAGCCCATAGAAGAGTCATGA